In Chrysiogenia bacterium, the sequence TCGCAGCCCTTGAGGTTGGCGATGTGGTAGCTCAGCAGTTGCAGGGGCGGGGTGAGAGGCTATTCGAGCTCGGCGAGCAGGGCCTGCGCTTGTACCAGAAGATTTTCGAGAAAAGTGCCCGCAATGCCCCAGACCAGCTCGTCGTCAACGCGCCAGTAGTTGTGCACCACCACGTTGCGAAAACTGACCACGCTCTGCTTGTCGGAAAACCGATCCGCCAGCTCCGGGGCAATCCTGGCAAGCTGGGCGAGGGCCTCACCGATTGTCTGCATTTCATAGCGGAGTGCCGAGCGCA encodes:
- a CDS encoding DUF86 domain-containing protein, whose amino-acid sequence is RSALRYEMQTIGEALAQLARIAPELADRFSDKQSVVSFRNVVVHNYWRVDDELVWGIAGTFLENLLVQAQALLAELE